The following coding sequences lie in one Chelatococcus sp. YT9 genomic window:
- a CDS encoding ABC transporter ATP-binding protein gives MPQGASLSLRDLAKFYDGSGAVLGVSLDLEPGKFLTLLGPSGSGKTTTLMMIAGFVDPTAGEILVNGRSVTRVAAHKRDMGMVFQSYALFPHMTVAENVGFPLKMRGVARSEANDRIATFVKLVGLEALAKRYPQQLSGGQQQRVALARAMVFSPSLVLMDEPLGALDRRLRLQMQEEIKSIQRELGLTVIYVTHDQEEALTMSDVVAVMDGGRISSYGSPREIYERPQNRFVANFIGESNFIPCRLGDNGEERRCELVSGHSVAVAPTNAPAGSSAVIFLRPERLRLCKQDDPLPNKIPGRITGEIYLGDSSLYRVRIAEGIEVKVKRPNRGVGMHISEGDELMIGWQINDSVVLQS, from the coding sequence ATGCCCCAGGGTGCCAGTCTTTCCCTACGCGATCTTGCGAAGTTCTACGATGGCAGTGGGGCGGTCCTCGGCGTGTCGCTTGATTTGGAGCCGGGCAAGTTCCTTACCTTGCTCGGACCGAGTGGCTCGGGAAAAACGACGACCTTGATGATGATCGCCGGTTTCGTCGATCCGACTGCCGGTGAGATCCTTGTCAATGGTCGTTCAGTAACGCGGGTGGCGGCGCACAAGCGCGATATGGGCATGGTGTTTCAGAGCTATGCCCTTTTTCCTCACATGACCGTGGCGGAGAATGTCGGATTTCCGCTCAAGATGCGAGGCGTCGCGCGCTCGGAAGCCAACGACCGGATCGCAACCTTCGTGAAGCTCGTTGGTCTGGAGGCGCTGGCCAAGCGCTATCCGCAGCAGTTGTCCGGTGGCCAGCAGCAGCGCGTGGCGCTGGCGCGCGCCATGGTGTTCAGCCCCTCGCTGGTGCTGATGGATGAACCCCTTGGTGCGCTCGACCGGCGATTGCGTCTGCAGATGCAGGAGGAGATCAAGAGCATCCAGCGCGAGCTCGGCCTCACTGTCATCTATGTCACCCATGATCAGGAAGAAGCTCTCACGATGTCCGATGTCGTCGCGGTCATGGATGGCGGGCGAATTTCGAGTTACGGAAGCCCGCGCGAGATATACGAGCGGCCGCAGAATCGCTTCGTTGCCAACTTTATCGGCGAGTCCAATTTCATTCCCTGCCGTCTTGGTGACAATGGCGAGGAGCGTCGATGCGAGCTCGTATCCGGGCACTCCGTTGCGGTCGCGCCCACGAATGCGCCGGCCGGATCTTCGGCCGTGATCTTCCTGCGGCCGGAACGCCTGCGACTTTGCAAGCAAGATGATCCGCTTCCAAACAAGATTCCCGGCCGCATAACCGGCGAAATTTATCTTGGCGACTCCTCCTTATACCGCGTGCGCATAGCAGAAGGGATCGAGGTCAAGGTCAAGCGCCCAAACCGTGGTGTCGGTATGCATATCAGTGAAGGTGATGAACTGATGATCGGATGGCAAATCAACGATAGCGTCGTTCTTCAGAGCTGA
- a CDS encoding ABC transporter permease, which produces MTDTTLPLPAAAGRGPGRFAARFPWLMAPAALFYLVFFGWPLLQMLWSSLWSDGFTLAGYTEFFSDPVYWWVLAYTMIIGVVTLVLTLGIGYPVAYWLVGLNKTWTVVLMAFVLIPFWSSGLVRTYAWLVILGRQGLVNTTLMRFEMIDEPLPFLGTHTAVIVGLTYYLLPYMILCLFSVMNNIDRNLMLAARNLGASPLRAFFAIFVPLTKPGVFAGSFLVFMLAVGMYITPALLGGPDQTTLPLVIALQINEALDWTLAAALSMILLIVSVTIQVFANRYVDFDKMWGGAR; this is translated from the coding sequence ATGACGGATACCACGCTCCCACTTCCTGCGGCGGCAGGCCGAGGCCCTGGGCGCTTCGCAGCGCGTTTTCCCTGGCTCATGGCGCCTGCGGCCCTCTTTTATCTTGTCTTCTTCGGTTGGCCCCTTCTCCAGATGCTCTGGAGCAGCCTCTGGAGCGATGGCTTCACCCTTGCCGGGTACACGGAGTTCTTCAGCGACCCCGTGTACTGGTGGGTGCTTGCCTACACGATGATCATTGGTGTGGTTACGCTCGTCTTGACCTTGGGCATCGGATACCCCGTTGCTTATTGGCTTGTGGGGTTGAACAAGACCTGGACGGTCGTGCTGATGGCATTTGTCCTCATTCCGTTCTGGAGCAGCGGACTGGTGCGCACCTATGCCTGGCTCGTCATCCTCGGCCGGCAGGGGCTTGTGAATACGACGTTGATGCGTTTCGAGATGATCGACGAGCCACTACCTTTCCTCGGCACGCATACAGCGGTCATTGTCGGTCTGACATACTATCTTCTGCCCTACATGATACTTTGTCTTTTCAGTGTGATGAATAATATCGACCGCAATTTGATGCTTGCTGCTCGCAACCTTGGAGCTTCGCCCCTGCGTGCTTTCTTCGCAATATTCGTTCCGCTCACAAAGCCGGGCGTTTTTGCGGGCAGCTTTCTTGTGTTCATGTTGGCGGTCGGGATGTATATCACGCCGGCCCTGCTCGGCGGGCCGGACCAGACCACTCTGCCGTTGGTCATCGCCCTGCAGATCAACGAGGCATTGGATTGGACTTTGGCTGCGGCCTTGTCGATGATCCTCCTGATCGTCTCCGTCACCATTCAAGTGTTCGCTAACCGTTATGTCGACTTCGACAAGATGTGGGGAGGTGCACGATGA
- a CDS encoding ABC transporter substrate-binding protein: protein MLQARQISVRLRLGLTAVSLSAALVTGGVANAQNKNAGELVVLSLGGSYQDAQSKEWFKPFAEQSGVKVSEASGYNFAKLKVMIESGNVEADVVDISADTMTSLADAGLLEKIDWSKIPAECQAGIPADMKKDYAFPIIQWAMVMAYNTSKIPPDKAPKTWADFWNVTAFPGKRASIGATRPPVEQATLAINGDLAKLYPFDLNAAFDKIKTLGSAMIFADGYAQVAQYLADGEADMAIIPNGRIGPLVAAGRPVAINWNQHLTFPNFFAIPKGAPHKDNAMKFLGYVCQPEVLARIAAPTNYGPINVDAYKFIPADVAKLLPGNPETVDLGRPIDTVFLSKVRPDIAKGWARMAVR from the coding sequence ATGTTGCAGGCACGTCAAATCTCCGTCCGGCTCAGGCTTGGCTTGACCGCCGTTTCGCTCTCGGCGGCCCTGGTCACTGGAGGTGTCGCAAACGCGCAGAACAAGAACGCCGGCGAGCTCGTTGTCTTATCTCTCGGTGGCAGCTATCAAGATGCGCAAAGCAAAGAATGGTTCAAACCTTTCGCAGAACAGAGCGGCGTGAAGGTTTCCGAGGCCTCCGGCTATAATTTCGCAAAGCTGAAGGTTATGATCGAGTCCGGCAACGTTGAAGCGGATGTCGTCGATATATCGGCAGATACGATGACCTCTCTGGCGGACGCCGGTCTTCTCGAGAAGATCGACTGGTCAAAGATTCCTGCGGAGTGCCAGGCCGGCATCCCGGCGGATATGAAGAAGGACTATGCATTTCCCATCATCCAGTGGGCGATGGTCATGGCCTATAACACCAGCAAGATTCCGCCGGACAAGGCACCGAAAACATGGGCGGATTTCTGGAACGTAACGGCGTTTCCGGGGAAAAGAGCTTCGATCGGCGCGACACGTCCGCCTGTCGAGCAAGCCACGCTCGCCATCAACGGCGACCTTGCTAAGCTCTATCCGTTTGATCTGAACGCTGCCTTTGACAAGATCAAGACGCTTGGTAGCGCGATGATCTTTGCGGATGGCTATGCCCAGGTCGCCCAATATCTGGCTGACGGCGAAGCTGATATGGCTATCATCCCAAATGGCCGTATCGGACCATTGGTTGCTGCAGGGCGGCCTGTTGCGATCAATTGGAACCAGCATCTCACGTTCCCGAACTTCTTCGCTATCCCGAAGGGCGCGCCGCACAAGGACAATGCGATGAAGTTTCTGGGTTATGTGTGCCAGCCAGAGGTGCTCGCGAGGATCGCGGCTCCCACCAACTATGGGCCGATCAACGTGGATGCATACAAGTTCATTCCGGCCGATGTGGCGAAACTTCTGCCCGGCAATCCCGAAACCGTTGATCTCGGGCGTCCGATCGATACCGTGTTCCTGAGCAAGGTTCGTCCCGATATCGCCAAGGGTTGGGCGAGAATGGCGGTGCGCTAG
- a CDS encoding ABC transporter permease, whose amino-acid sequence MSMQRTAAASSRTSPVSILLAAFSITVLAVLFAPIVVIIVVSFSPSDIMEFPPQGFSLRWYSAYFSNPMWMTATRISFLVATLTAILSLVLGFMVSVALVRSSFPGKNAVRIFLMSPLIIPKIIIAVGLYFLYVRMRILGTTFGLVAAHTLIAMPYVVMIISAALYGFDRRLEWAARGLGASPLGALRHVTFPMLRPAIISAALFAFIASFDDIILSLFLTKLTAPTLPRQIWVNVQQIIDPTIAAVSTLMTVISVFGLWLVAFIQKISSRA is encoded by the coding sequence ATGAGCATGCAACGCACGGCTGCGGCGTCGTCCCGCACGTCCCCCGTTAGCATATTGTTGGCCGCCTTTTCGATCACCGTTCTCGCGGTTTTGTTCGCGCCGATCGTCGTCATCATTGTGGTATCGTTCTCGCCCAGCGACATTATGGAGTTCCCACCTCAGGGCTTCTCGCTGCGTTGGTATTCCGCCTATTTCTCCAACCCGATGTGGATGACGGCGACGCGGATAAGCTTCCTGGTCGCAACCTTGACCGCCATCCTGTCACTTGTTTTGGGCTTCATGGTCTCTGTCGCGCTCGTTCGTTCAAGCTTTCCCGGCAAGAACGCGGTGCGCATCTTTCTCATGAGCCCCTTGATCATTCCGAAGATCATCATCGCAGTCGGCCTCTATTTTCTTTATGTCCGCATGCGGATCCTCGGAACGACGTTTGGACTGGTCGCCGCGCATACGCTGATTGCCATGCCCTATGTTGTGATGATCATCTCAGCCGCGCTGTATGGCTTTGATAGACGGCTTGAATGGGCGGCACGCGGCCTTGGTGCCTCGCCTCTCGGGGCCCTGCGCCATGTTACCTTTCCCATGCTGCGCCCAGCCATCATAAGCGCGGCGTTGTTTGCCTTCATCGCTTCGTTTGATGACATCATCCTCAGCCTGTTTCTGACCAAATTGACCGCGCCGACGCTGCCGCGCCAGATCTGGGTGAATGTCCAGCAGATCATTGACCCGACGATCGCGGCTGTTTCCACACTGATGACCGTCATTTCGGTTTTTGGATTGTGGCTTGTCGCCTTCATCCAGAAGATCTCTTCACGGGCCTGA